From the genome of Papilio machaon chromosome 1, ilPapMach1.1, whole genome shotgun sequence:
CCTGAGTGATTTTATATCAAGACAAATGGCATGGGTGTGGCTCCTATGGTTACTTTCGCAGACCTGGATTACGATTCATATTTGGACTCCAAAAGCTGAACGTTTGGCATCTACAGAAAAATTGTTCATACTACCAATGTATAACGGCTTGCTCATCGATCAGAGCATGGCACTTAATCGAAAGAGGGATGACCAGAAGGATGTTAAAACAGAGGTTGGTGCATTGAAACTTAatcacaaataataataactttaaacgGAGACAATcatttattatacttaatttttcttttataggaTCTGGCTGAAATAGAAAAAGAGAAAGGCGACGAATATTATGAAACGATATCTGTTCACACTGATAATACTGGATCTTCTCCTAGAACTATTAAGTCATCAGATCAAATTACTAGAATCTATGCATGCGCTACTATGTGGCATGAAACTAAAGATGAAATGATGGAGTTCTTGAAGTCTATTCTACGTTTAGACGAGGATCAGTGTGCTCGTCGTGTCGCTCAAAAATATCTACGTGTTGTTGATCCTGATTACTATGAATTCGaaagtaagatataataatttttatattgtaatttaattttttaaattaagccaaaacattaaagtttataacaCCTTGAGcaccgaccccacgtgagtgagGAGAAGATGGTTATTCGTAAAGACAATAATAACGATGGTATAAAATAGTCAATTCGTAATGTTCATATTCAACtctatcaataaaaataactgacTAAAcgttacttatattttagCCCATATCTTCTTGGATGACGCCTTTGAAATATCTGACCATAGTGACGACGATTCACAAGTGAATCGATTCGTCAAACTCTTAATAGATACGATCGACGAAGCTGCTTCGAATGTGCACCAAACGATTATTCGCATCCGACCTCCGAAGAAGTATCCCGCGCCTTACGGAGGCCGTTTGACTTGGGTGCTACCAGGAAAGACCAAAATGATTTGTCACTTGAAAGACAAGGCTAAGATTCGTCACAGGAAGCGATGGTCTcaggtataaaattaaataattatcgtTTGTTCatgaacataacaaaataagaaCTACTATGAATAGTCGTATTAAGCTTAACAATGCTTTTCGAAGCgtgtttataaaactttttttaatattcaggTCATGTACATGTACTATCTCTTGGGTCACCGTCTTATGGAACTACCGATATCCGTGGATAGGAAAGAAGTAATGGCCGAAAACACATTCTTGCTAACATTGGACGGGGACATTGATTTCCAGCCTCACGCTGTACGCTTGCTTATTGATTTGatgaaaaagaacaaaaaccTGGGTGCTGCTTGCGGTCGTATTCATCCTGTTGGAtctggtaaaatattttacatataattttaaaagtaaaaataaaaactagatttatgtctttatgtaaataaatttttaggcATGATGGTGTGGTACCAAATGTTCGAATACGCTATTGGTCATTGGCTGCAAAAGGCCACGGAACACATGATCGGATGTGTGCTCTGTAGTCCGGGATGCTTCTCACTCTTCAGAGGAAAAGCTTTGATGGACGACAACGTTATGAAGAAATACACTTTGCGCTCTGACGAAGCTCGGCATTACGTACAATACGATCAAGGTAATTTCAATACAAGTTAAATCAAATGTCgaactttatttctataaagcTGCATTAAAAGTACTGTCATTAAAAATtggtttataattttgttatatcaaCCAATTACGCAGGTGAAGATCGTTGGTTATGCACGCTACTTTTACAACGTGGTTATCGTGTGGAATATTCAGCTGCCTCGGACGCCTACACCCATTGTCCCGAAGGATTTAGCGAATTCTATAACCAGCGTCGTCGCTGGGTGCCATCGACCATTGCCAACATTATGGACTTGCTAGTTGACTACAAACATACCATTAAAATCAACGACAACATTTCGACTCCTTATATCGCTTATCAGGTGAGTAAACAGTGTTTTGGAAGAAATAGAATTAGTAAGAATTTTGagtttaaatgtatttgtttggTTGACAGATGATGTTGATGGGTGGTACTATCCTCGGCCCCGGCACTATATTCCTTATGTTGGTGGGTGCCTTCGTGGCGGCTTTTAGAATCGACAACTGGACATCTTTCGAATACAACTTATACccgattgccatatttatgtTCGTTTGCTTCACAATGAAATCCGAAATACAGGTAAAGagacaaacaattttaattcaaagaatGAAAACAGATTATTAGCAATACCAATTTGGTTCCTACCTTTTAAAAAGACCTCATCTTTCTAAGAGGTTTatgactgaatttttttacattattgatctttgctttatttatattttagttattggTGGCACAAATCCTCTCGACTGCATATGCGATGATAATGATGGCTGTAATTGTCGGTACAGCGCTACAGTTGGGCGAGGACGGTATAGGATCGCCTTCTGCTATCTTCTTGATATCCTTGTCAAGTTCATTTTTCATAGCAGCGTGTTTGCATCCACAAGAGTTTTGGTGTATTGTACCCGGTATAATTTACTTACTATCTATACCTTCTATGTACTtgcttttgattttgtattcAATCATTAATCTGAACGTCGTATCCTGGGGTACTCGTGAGGTACAAGTGAAGAAAACTAAAAAGgtaagattttttgtaatagtattattttttaagcatAATTAGATTTTCTTCTTAATActatgataataaattttaaaggaaattgAACAAGAGAAAAAAGAGGCCGAAGAAGCGAAGAAAAATGCTAAACAAAAATCCCTCTTGGGTTTCCTCCCAGGGGTTAATAACAATGAAGAAGAAGGTTCAATTGAATTTTCATTTGCCGGATTgttcaaatgtttattgtGCACACATCCTAAAGGAAACGAAGAGAAAGTACAACTGCTGCATATTGCTTCTACTCTTGAAAAATTAGAGAAGAAACTAGATACGATTGAAAGGTACGTTTAACTACGAGCCTCCatagtattaaaatacaattttattttatattactgtaTTTTTCGCATTgggtttttaatttagataccTATTCCGATAAATACGTTTTGTACTTGGTTTTAGGTCGATGATTTTatctaactttaaaaaataagattaatataaattttacagaaCTGTGGATCCTCATGGATTAAATAGAGGAAGAAAATTATCTGTAGGACCAAGAGGAAGCAATGCTGGTGATCATCAACTAGACCCACTAGCAGAAGGGCCTGAAGAAGACAACGATCTATCATCTGAAGCGGATACAATGTCGACCGCACCTAGAGTAAGAgagaaaaacagagatagtaGTCGGAAAGTGactataattttgtatgtcgACTACTGAGTACGTTACtacagtattttttatgttacaggAAAGAAGAGATGATTTGATAAATCCATACTGGATCGAAGACCCCGATCTGAAGAAGGGTGAAGTTGACTTTTTGAGTCAAGCTGAAACGCAATTTTGGAAagatttaattgataaatatttgtatcccATTGACGCAAATAAAGAGGAGCAGGTAAGCTTTGATATGCATGTATtgctaattgtttttttaatgcaagtTAAAAAGACTTTAAATGGAGTTGATatcttttgaaaaatattttattggaattAATAAAAGGACTTGAGATCTGATCTTGATGAGACTGAAATTTGCGGTAAGTAtatgcggaattaaaatttactaaaattgtttttgactCATTCGTCattaaataagttacaaaTTAGGTTTGCATGTACCGATAAGCTTGttcaaacataatattttaaatttgaaatcttTGTAGGTAattaaagacatttttaaaagtttttaaacatttgcacCTTCCCGTAATTTTAGGCACGTATATCCAGAGACCTGAAAGAATTGAGAGACTCTTCAGTGTTTTCATTCTTTATGATCAATGCTCTTTTTGTACTCATTGTATTTTTGCTACAACTGAACAAGGACAACCTACACTTTAAGTGGCCTTTTGGagttaaaactaatataacTTATGATGAGGTTTCACAAGAGGTAACGTGAGAAACTACTTCGTGGCAATCGGCCTTCAACGATGACTGAGGACGGCTCATTGTATAACACAGAGAAAAAGTAGTTCATCCTAAGCTATTAATGTGTCGCAACATGTGCCCAGTCAACTTTGAAAGCTGATGCAGCTaatctttattgttttatgtaattttacagGCACGAATTGCACGTGACTTGATAGAGCTTCGCAATAAGTCAGTTTTTGCATTTGTAATGTTCAATGCTTTATTCATAttgatagtatttttattacaactgaACAAAGATCAACTCCACGTGATTTGGCCTTTGGGAGTAAAGACAAATATTACGTACATCGAGGATACAGGCGAGGTATAGCCAAATGTTACCCGGTTGTGTGTGTCACTTCACAAGTCTAACGACCTTCTTCTAACCGGTCTATTTTGGGATGGCACCAGCATGGATGTcccagtttttatttatacaccGACGACTAAAATTGGGCGACAACGGTTCTACACATAATCTAATTATATGCCCTGAACCCCTAGCCCTGGAAATCCTTCCTTCTAAAGTTTTATCTATAATTAAGATAGAAACAAGACATGTTTCTAAATTTatgtttgagtttttttttcgtttctaCCTTTCGTACCTATCATTGTTTGCACTCTACCCAATACCCCGAGGAGTTGTTTTTCTGTCTATTAAGGTGGTGGacttttctattaaacttGGTTCGATGGTTATTGATTTTCCTTGTATATATCTTTATCGAAGAACGTGGTGATTTGTTTAACATAACtgtctttaatttttctttaatactatataaaatatcattttgaGCCATTCGGTCACTATTATGAAATCActgtcataaatataaatctcgCACATCATTATGTGTTTTACTGTATTCATATTCACGATCACATTATTTGTTCATTTTACCACGTTCTACATCAAGGAATGTTTCGAAATTGCTGTTGTTGTGTTGAGCATTAATTTAATGGCTATTTTATGCATACTTTgaaagctttttaattttgcaaaaaaaaaaaaaaaaacagtaaagatggtacatttaaactttatttccaaattttcAGGTGCTCATTTCGAAAGAGTATTTGCAATTGGAACCCATAGGTTTGGTTTTCGTGTTTTTCTTCGCTTTGATTTTGGTTATTCAATTCACTGCTATGTTGTTCCATCGATTTGGAACCATTTCACACATCTTGGCGTCCACGGAACTAAACTGGTTCTGCACCAAGAAGGTAAATTGTTTATTCACAGCGTAATGATTTACTTTGGAACTTTAATTATGGAAATATGAATCTCCTTTTTATATCCTTAGTCTGAAGACCTGTCACAAGATGCGTTATTGGACAAGAATGCCATAGCAATAGTTAAAGACTTGCAGAAACTAAATGGCCTTGACGATGATTATGAAAATGATTCTGGATCAGGGCCACAGAATGTGGGACGAAGAAAGACTATACACAATTTAGAGAAAGCGCGGCAAAAGAAGAGAAACATAGGAACGCTAGATGTCGCCTTCAAGAAACGTTTCTTCAATATGAATGCCAATGAAGGACCAGGTAAATTTCTTCTTCTTACTTCGATATATGTAGAGTAAAACAGTATGGTAATAGATTGAAGAAAAGATTACCGgagtacttttttttactatgaTTGATATAATTGACAATGCAATTCCAGGTACCCCAGTATTAAATCGCAAGATGACTTTACGTAGAGAAACTCTGAAAGCATTGGAAACAAGAAGAAACTCTGTGATGGCAGAACGAAGGAAATCACAAATGCAGACGCTTGGTGCGAATAACGAATATGGTGTTACTGGCatggtaattattttatatataatttattttgaaaaaaaaaaaaccacttaTATTTAAAGCCTACTTGTATGAAATGTGATGAGCATTGAAAATAGTTACATTATTAAGTTACAAttagtttcaaattaaaaaattgttatgctGCCAGTTTCAAAATAGTGTCTGTGGTGGTTCATGAAACCATTAAAACATAGAAAGTAAATGCCTAGTAGGTATAACTCTAAGTACAGTTCAATGACACATTATATTTCGTGATCACATTATTTACGTActatcatttttttctcagcTGAATAATAACCATGGTGCTGCGCCCCGCCATCGTACATCGACTGCGAACATATCTGTGAAAGACGTATTCGCCGAACCTAATGGAGGTCAAATAAACCGCGCGTACGAGACATCGCTGGGCGATGACGATGATATCAACTCTATGAGATTACAACCAAGACAAAACCAAGTCACTTTCCAGGGTAGATATTagattattgaaattttaatcaattcgTAAGTTGCCAAATTGTTCGACAAAGGATGGTTGATTGAAGAATTTAGAATTAAGAATTTGTAGAtactaattttgtaaaaaggtTTCGATTCCTGATTTATGACTCAATAAAGTTCTTTGAATAAACATTGAATTGTAGAATAGCttgtgagaattttttttataactttacatatttatctaaattgtCAATACTTTATTGTTGACTCCCAATAATGAATACGATGGTACTACTCAATATTAATCATaagattttgtatattttgacaCTGCCaattacttttacattttatattgtatttatgtaagaaattaaaacatcttttttaaattaacttgtttCATTTTCCATTTTTCTACAAATCTAACAAAGCAATTCTGgttatataaaactaagtaAAGTGCAGTTTTCTAAATAGCCATCATAACTGAATCCACTTACAACAgccgatttattttattagaaaacatactaagttttaaaagacaggaataataaaaacaaatgctttatcatatttattgacatacctaaaagttaacatttaatatgtgtaaaaAAGGTTGCTACAAGTGAATCACTccacatttaatttatgatggaacttattactaactagaaaaagtatttttagctTATAAGCCAAAAGCCTGccttgtttatataaatacctCAATCaagtatattgtaatattttgctGAAAATGTGAGCAGTTAGATATTGTGTACTAACAAGTTTATCACAACATTATCAGTCAATAAGTATAGAGATGGATCAGGAAGCAACTTGGTTTATATGCTACAACCGCCACTAATCAGAAAATTATTGAAGTTACGGTTATGATttcttaaacataatattaaagtaaacttgTTTTCTTACTCAATTTTCCAAGAAAGACACAAATTCGGTTAGCTTGAAAAGTTGGTCTTCACTAGATGTATGCAATGGAGTTGGTTGAACTGGTGGTGTCGGTTTAATTGTACTTCCATCCTCACTTATCTCCCACTTGCGTTCTTTGCAAATTTGTGCAATCGCTTCATTGCTGAGTCCCGTCATGGACACCATGGTATTATGTGAGATTGAGCTGTATGATCGGCCAATTAAATTGAGAGCTCTTTCACGCACTCTCTCTGTAAAAAGCATAcattaacttttaaagtattattaaataaaagttatgaaTATTCTATAggtctataattattttattgtccaCAATCTCATTTGCAATGCATCCCAAGATGTTGTTTGAACCAAAGattcattaaaaagtttatttatttattttatttttaaactttgtacattCACATATTATTTTGTGACATTAAGTAAGAAATGCAGTGTTGTACAGGAGAGCTTAACTCTAAAAGAGTTCTCTTACAGCTAACCATTATATAGAGAGAGGTTGTTTAATGGGTAATAAGTAAATGTGTGTACAAGttgtcataaataataattgtcttaaaaaataaacttaataaatattacacatatacatacataaatatatacatacatacaaaatatataaatatatattgtttaatagcAAAAACTTAAAGTGATATAAAGTGTTTCTTTAGACCTGTTTTGAAGGATGGCAGCGATGTACTTTCTCGTATGGACGACGGAAGAGAGTTCCACAGCGTAACAGCATGGACAGTAAAAGAGTTGGCAAAGCGAGAGGAAGTGTGTGAgggatattttaaaagagtaGATTTTTAGACCTGGATGGTTGGTTTTCAGGCACgagaaaattaaaacgatCACAAAGATAACTAGGTGAGTAAGGGCAATATAGAATAGAGAATAAGGTAGAAAGGATGTGACAGTCTCTTCGTAACCTTATAGGTAGCTACTTAAGTTGTTTGCGGTACTCCGAGACATGATCATACTTCCGCAGgccataaataaaacagattttatttatggCCTGCGGAAGTATATAAGAAAAGTTTCTACTgtaatactttttaagttacttagttatttttttttttacaaatacttataaaataataagaatttacCTTCAAGTGCCCTAATGATATTAGAGATTGGTTCAGTCCAGTTGTAAATTGCAAGTGCTTGATATGTTCCGGCAAGATCTTTTTTCCACAACTTTTGACCTACAGTCCAAATTGCAGCTATTTCTGGATTACTGCTTATGATATTTGGTGGTATTCTCTTCCATAAGAATTTTGCATTGCATCTGAAACATATAAGCAACCATTTGAAGTgagaaataagaaatttgCAACCTCCTAGTACAGTAAGTATGGAGTAATTtagtataaatgtatttataactagctgttgtcagcgactctgtccgcacggaatgaaaaattaaaatttagccaatgtgttcttccacactatgttctacatctgtgccaaatatcatcaagatcggttgagctgttctggagataccttctaacaaacacccATTTGTCccccatccatctaaaattttgcatttataataataataaacttaattattcgTGAAAATTGAGGACACATATTAGGTTGGAAGAAGAATAAGTCATATCAGTATGTCAATCAAGAAAAATATACGTACAAATCATTTTGGTACAAATAAATGGCCAATAACTGAGCATATGTGGATGGTGAAGCCACTCCATTAGGTGCCTGAAaacataacaaacataaaaaacaaatctaataATTCTGACATTGCTGGAATATCAGCACATTCAAAAAGCTTAATTTGAATACCTCTAACTCTTGTTTTTCTAATTCACTGCAAAGGTTATCAAAATTGGTAATCATGTTTAACATATATCGTCTTCGGATTTTATCCAAAGTTATTCGTCAAATGTTCAAATGTGTGGATTTTCTGTTTTGGTTTTCACTTTTTCTTGAGCAAGAGcgacaaaacataaaattgtaaatttcaatatgTCACTGTCATGTCGTTGACAACTGTGACATTGAcagttggttttttttttttcgcccaGTGCGCAGGCTATAGTCTTTCGACCATACTGCCTAGTCTTTCGTAGAATGACAGTTGGTATCTTTCAAGCGTCAACCgtcaattttcattttgtttatttatagatcGGCTTTTGCACATACCTTTTtgtaattacttaatattttattgtagatACATTTTATCGTGGTTTacgttagcgtggtttggacatgtaatgcggagggatgataatcatttaaacaaaaaagtaatgagattgactGTGGATGGCTAtgaaggtagaggaagaccaaagaaagtatggatggattgtgtgaaagaggatatgcgtaaaaagggggtaaattcagatatgacggctgatagagatgtatggaggagtagtacgtACATTTTACCGTAGTTATAACAAAACTATggtttaatgtaaatataatattaatagcagatcaattatgttattttcttgCAGATTATTAGAGAAAGTGATAGTCgtcttattttacattattagttAAACCTTTTGCTCGTatcattatttcattaataatattaatcataaatctttattatgcGTTTCACATCTGTTTGTAtcataaatgatttaaaaatatccataTTATAAGCATTTTgcagtttgtattttttattttgtgtctcTCAACtcatacaaatacatatattttatcgaAGAACAATGAAtcacaattttacaatgtaagTCTATTTAATTCAAGAAGATTTCTAACTAGATTTCCGAATGATAATTGAAGGACGAATCTATCATTtggtaattattttgatatatatacCTAATAGCAATTAtactaagaaaaatatatcatgATAACATTGGCTGAATTATGATGTGGTCGATAttctattttgaaaaatactgTTCGACGTGTTCTTTTTTGTTGCAtcgttgtaataaaaaactattagtTACCACATTTACCATTATTGAACGGGAGAAGAGTAATTGGACGCTAATCTAgataattgaattattttacaataaaagaaCTGGTAAAGCTATCAGAGTCTTTTATGCgtctctttaaaattaaatttcaccaGTGTGCATTGAGGGTTTGGGCGGGCTCACTGCAATCAACTTGTCGACTGGGCTTGCTCGTGAGCGACTTGCGTCACATTGTAACCGGAGACGATGGTCTGAAGTGCTGAGTCACCATTCAATATTGTCGCTCGTAATGCTAATTTTCGTGTTATACGAGTACCAATTTGCATCTTAATACGTTTCACAGTACAAAatctatttgtttataatagcCGAAGCGATGCCTACATTCCTTTAGTCAAAAACGAAttcaacattattataaagttcGAACACAACTATtgctataaattatttggatacttacaaattaattcagtactaattaattaattagatatGCAAATTCAGGTAGGTTCGTCACTATGTCGCCTTATATTGATAACAAATGAcgattagaattaaataaataaccttgATAATTATCTTGTAACTAaccattgaaaaaaaaaaacaaattatagacTAATTCAAGAACTTGGCTATTTTTCTTCGTATAAATTGTTTTGCTTTAAAACATGACCTATCTTTTTGAGTAACAATTTTGTCCAAGGTGTTAcgaaaaatgttgtaaactTTCACTTGTCGGTTTGTCCAATGAAACTGTTGTCACGGTCTGTCGGTAACCAATGGCACTCCGCCCCGCCCTGAAGAATAGGCGTGCTCGCGGTCCAAACAGCGGACACTGTCCCACGGTACACCAACTCAAAGCATTGAACGATGTTATCGTTACGTCCTCGTTATCACATTTAGATATCACAAGCTTGTAATGCTTTTAatcttgtttgtttttgagaggtaatgtttctattaaaattatggtACGGGagagtttaataattttcaaatataaactgtttcaaagaaatataaactGTAACTTAAATGATTAAGGACATATTGATGTAAGTAGAAGTCACATAGGAGAATTGCCGACTACCAATAGGTATACCAATACGTTTGAAAATGACATAGAATCAACCGTTTTCTTCTATTTATATCATATATACTATATCCAACGGTACCTAAAATAACTACatgcaaaatgtatttttttaatctgtgccTTGTTTATCAACCATTAACATATTCTGATATTATTATGAACTGACCCGATCTGATGTGGTGAATAACGGGTGCAATTATCCGAGTGGTCGATTTGAGCGTGGTACCGTTGCGCCGGCGACCGGGCTCGAGTGACCCGCGACACGGGTCAGCGGACGTCATCGCACCCGCCAGCCACCCGCCAGCCGCCCGAGCTGTGCGAAATCGCTAATTGCGACCAATTTCGGTCTCGCTTTGCCCTGCCCGCACTTGATACGCTACACAACGCCTTACTTGCAACaggtaaagtaatttttattctgcTATAAAGTACTCTGAGGACATGTTCGccttaaaataagattattcGATGCATGAtcgacatataaaaaaatcgttcaATGAGTCTGTTTTTTTTCGTAAGACTATACCAATATACTTTGGTTTGTAGTGtataatgtacatattataatgtttatgaacaaaaaaaaaataactagagAGGAGTtaactttttctaaaattaaaatgtggagtaaatataattacgtTTAAAAAGACATGTGTTTCGCTCCAATGTGAATACTCGCAgcattctttaatttaattggtataaaatattcaacataGCTGAGGCAAGGCAAAGGCGACACGGTCAGAgatgtgttattatttatgaaattaacattaaatatttacacaaaattcTGGACGCATCCAAACTTAATGtgcattaattaatacaattagCTCACGGCAAATTGCACATGCGACTGAAATAATGAGCGTAAATTGAGGTAACTTTACACTTCTGATTTATTGTCCTGCACTTGCACGATTTCGTCGAAAGAGAAAACGGACCAGTTCAGACGGATATTACGAGCggtatataaaattgataatgaatatttataaaaaaaagaacaaccTTAATCACAAGTCACCGTATTTTCCTTCGGGTCACGAGGAGAAACCATTAATCAGAACATTTCCACTTAATCATGCAAACCTACCTGTTTTCTCTGTGTAATTATAATTCACTTTAAGTGCTCTTAAAGTTCGCTTGTGCGAAAAACAAGAGGCGTGTAACCGGTGCAATAAAATGCGCTTACGTGACACGAAATTCATAATTTACGATGCAATTTCAGCTAATCATTTATTactctaatatataaaatagtaataaagttaaataaatttgtttattacgaGACTATTTTCGGTCGTATGATtagaaaagtaattaatttactacaaccaattattcaaaaacaaaactagTCTAGGATATATTGAGTAGTAAGCTGTTTGTTAAAATCAAAGTTTGCCCCTCCTTTATTCATTACGCCGGCTACATGAAGAGTTGCCACCTTCGTCTTCTAAATAAGTGcaatcaaaaataatgtttggaAACTTCGACagcaattacatttaaatttattacactaTCAGCATTATTCAAAAcgtatttatacaaaacaaacatgttttattttagtgttGCAAAATCTATtagtaaattttgtaaattatttcattctttttaatcttcttAAAAAGTTCATTTTGTGTCAAGATATGGTACAAGATGTTTCTAATGGAAGAATTAAAGTCTCtacctttatttttaagtaaagaaGTAAAGTcaacaaaattgttataatgaaTACGGCTTcatgttttaatgtaataagtaaACTCATAATGCTTCTAATATACCAGTATACATG
Proteins encoded in this window:
- the LOC106719987 gene encoding chitin synthase chs-2 isoform X2 — protein: MATSGGKSRREEASDNSDDELTPLANEIYGGSQRTVQETKGWDVFREFPPKQDSISMETQKWLEFTVRMLKVLAYAVTFIVVLASGVIAKGTVLFMTSQLKKDRRIAYCNRNLGRDKQFIVSLPDEERVAWMWAVFAAFAIPEIGTFIRSIRICFFKTSKRPSPVQFVVVFLAESLQTIGMGILFFIVLPELDVVKGAMLTNCLCVIPAILGLLSRNHRDSKRFVKVIVDMAAIVAQVTGFIVWPISENKPVLWLIPICSICISLGWWENYVTRQSPIGIIKILGRMKEELNASRYYTYRFMSLWKILLFLMCILFCIWMDGDEPAMFFQLFNPGFGPHNIVVEEIQLQLGGTTIPDLVNATLTGDSVEVAAVHKSAFYVMLIQIFAAYFCYIFGKFACKILIQGFSYAFPINLVIPLVVNFLIAACGLRNGDNCFFHGTVPDYLFFESPPVFSLSDFISRQMAWVWLLWLLSQTWITIHIWTPKAERLASTEKLFILPMYNGLLIDQSMALNRKRDDQKDVKTEDLAEIEKEKGDEYYETISVHTDNTGSSPRTIKSSDQITRIYACATMWHETKDEMMEFLKSILRLDEDQCARRVAQKYLRVVDPDYYEFETHIFLDDAFEISDHSDDDSQVNRFVKLLIDTIDEAASNVHQTIIRIRPPKKYPAPYGGRLTWVLPGKTKMICHLKDKAKIRHRKRWSQVMYMYYLLGHRLMELPISVDRKEVMAENTFLLTLDGDIDFQPHAVRLLIDLMKKNKNLGAACGRIHPVGSGMMVWYQMFEYAIGHWLQKATEHMIGCVLCSPGCFSLFRGKALMDDNVMKKYTLRSDEARHYVQYDQGEDRWLCTLLLQRGYRVEYSAASDAYTHCPEGFSEFYNQRRRWVPSTIANIMDLLVDYKHTIKINDNISTPYIAYQMMLMGGTILGPGTIFLMLVGAFVAAFRIDNWTSFEYNLYPIAIFMFVCFTMKSEIQLLVAQILSTAYAMIMMAVIVGTALQLGEDGIGSPSAIFLISLSSSFFIAACLHPQEFWCIVPGIIYLLSIPSMYLLLILYSIINLNVVSWGTREVQVKKTKKEIEQEKKEAEEAKKNAKQKSLLGFLPGVNNNEEEGSIEFSFAGLFKCLLCTHPKGNEEKVQLLHIASTLEKLEKKLDTIERTVDPHGLNRGRKLSVGPRGSNAGDHQLDPLAEGPEEDNDLSSEADTMSTAPRERRDDLINPYWIEDPDLKKGEVDFLSQAETQFWKDLIDKYLYPIDANKEEQARIARDLIELRNKSVFAFVMFNALFILIVFLLQLNKDQLHVIWPLGVKTNITYIEDTGEVLISKEYLQLEPIGLVFVFFFALILVIQFTAMLFHRFGTISHILASTELNWFCTKKSEDLSQDALLDKNAIAIVKDLQKLNGLDDDYENDSGSGPQNVGRRKTIHNLEKARQKKRNIGTLDVAFKKRFFNMNANEGPGTPVLNRKMTLRRETLKALETRRNSVMAERRKSQMQTLGANNEYGVTGMLNNNHGAAPRHRTSTANISVKDVFAEPNGGQINRAYETSLGDDDDINSMRLQPRQNQVTFQGRY